A window of Thermoanaerobaculia bacterium contains these coding sequences:
- a CDS encoding OsmC family protein has product MTEVHSTYPFSVRWLEGRVGLASAPEVSPDIEVAPPPQFGGPGGRWTPEHLFVGAATTCWLTTFLAYAERARLEVVAVEAAGEAIVERGDDGRVSIPRLLLRPKVTVRSEEDRAPALKWMLKAEETCLIARAMRAVVELEPEVLVAAEVLATSAGDERG; this is encoded by the coding sequence ATGACCGAAGTGCACAGCACCTACCCGTTCTCCGTCCGTTGGCTCGAAGGCCGGGTCGGACTGGCCAGCGCGCCGGAGGTCTCGCCTGACATCGAAGTGGCTCCGCCGCCGCAGTTCGGCGGTCCGGGAGGCCGATGGACGCCGGAGCATCTGTTCGTCGGCGCGGCGACGACCTGTTGGCTGACGACCTTTCTCGCCTACGCCGAGCGGGCGCGGCTCGAGGTCGTCGCAGTGGAGGCCGCGGGCGAGGCGATCGTCGAGCGCGGCGACGACGGGCGGGTGTCGATCCCGCGGCTCCTCCTGCGGCCGAAAGTGACGGTCCGCAGCGAGGAGGATCGGGCGCCGGCGCTCAAGTGGATGCTGAAGGCCGAAGAGACCTGCCTCATCGCGCGCGCCATGCGGGCCGTGGTCGAGCTCGAGCCCGAGGTGCTCGTCGCCGCCGAGGTGCTCGCCACGAGCGCCGGCGACGAGCGGGGCTAG